One window of Halorussus sp. MSC15.2 genomic DNA carries:
- a CDS encoding lysylphosphatidylglycerol synthase transmembrane domain-containing protein translates to MSTETSGEVFDRRTTIKVIAGFAVAAVLLYLFGRVIGWPEILRTFRNAKPVWIGFAFVSTLVSLVVWAKSWDVILCTVGIDVPFRKIVVTYFAATFADYATPFGKAGGGPFIAYVLAADTEANYQDSLASVVTADLLNLLPFFTFAGLGTLALLIQGEVPKQAEVLVAGLGGMAVLLPLAIYGSYRHRNFVEGLVVKVSSPIARRVDRIDAESIRNRIDEFYDLVDRIAASRRQLAYTLVFAYVGWLFFAAPLYLAGRTLGVHLSPVLVLFVVPASSIAGIVPTPGGVGGVEFALVGLLVALTALQTDLAASVALVYRVASYWFALAVGGLAAFSVIHRT, encoded by the coding sequence ATGTCCACCGAAACCTCCGGCGAGGTGTTCGACCGGCGCACCACCATCAAAGTTATCGCCGGGTTCGCCGTGGCGGCGGTCCTCCTCTACCTCTTCGGTCGGGTCATCGGGTGGCCGGAAATCCTACGCACCTTTCGGAACGCGAAACCGGTCTGGATTGGGTTCGCCTTCGTCTCGACGCTGGTCTCGCTCGTCGTCTGGGCCAAGTCGTGGGACGTCATCCTCTGTACGGTCGGCATCGACGTCCCCTTCCGGAAAATCGTCGTGACCTACTTCGCGGCCACCTTCGCCGACTACGCCACGCCGTTCGGGAAGGCCGGCGGCGGTCCTTTCATCGCCTACGTACTGGCGGCCGACACCGAGGCCAACTATCAGGACAGTCTCGCCAGCGTCGTCACCGCCGACCTGCTGAACCTGCTCCCCTTCTTCACGTTCGCGGGTCTCGGGACGCTCGCGCTCCTGATACAGGGCGAAGTTCCGAAGCAGGCCGAGGTCCTCGTCGCCGGACTCGGCGGGATGGCCGTTCTGCTCCCGCTGGCCATCTACGGGTCCTACCGACACCGGAATTTCGTCGAAGGTCTCGTCGTGAAAGTGTCCTCGCCAATCGCCCGACGCGTCGATAGAATCGACGCCGAAAGCATCCGGAACCGCATCGACGAGTTCTACGACCTCGTCGACCGCATCGCGGCGAGCAGGCGACAACTCGCCTACACGCTCGTATTTGCTTACGTTGGGTGGCTGTTCTTCGCTGCGCCGCTCTACCTCGCAGGGCGGACGCTCGGCGTCCACCTGAGTCCGGTGCTGGTGTTGTTCGTAGTTCCGGCGAGTTCCATCGCGGGTATCGTCCCGACGCCGGGCGGCGTCGGCGGCGTCGAGTTCGCGCTGGTCGGCCTGCTGGTCGCGCTGACCGCGCTCCAGACCGACCTCGCCGCGAGCGTGGCGCTGGTCTATCGAGTGGCGAGTTACTGGTTCGCGCTGGCCGTCGGCGGACTCGCGGCCTTCTCGGTCATCCACCGGACTTAG
- a CDS encoding CheF family chemotaxis protein, which yields MSEKVIADFVARFTLDTFDSPEPVKGRIVLSRKRLVLATDESKTTVPLSAIFDINVGHVPGELESFFQDTITIAYREDDRRRVAVVEAGSEEVSRFKTVLFKAELNGADARIKHPTRIGGRVTDASFRPAKLKIQSGAVQFAGDESVTVELANVTYFKKESRETGPVLLVRHADEGQSVTSEFAIESDRKLNLLGRYLRLEYSEIAKEVEDVTTSEAEMEALVAIYSGARSGDLAGTLGVDSSRVTMLLNDLREKGLVDEGKKGLSLTAQGQLLVSDRIETVNT from the coding sequence ATGTCCGAAAAGGTCATCGCCGACTTCGTCGCACGCTTCACTCTCGACACGTTCGATTCGCCCGAACCCGTCAAGGGCCGAATCGTCCTCAGTCGGAAGCGTCTCGTGTTAGCCACCGACGAGTCGAAGACAACCGTGCCGCTCTCGGCCATCTTCGACATCAACGTCGGTCACGTTCCCGGCGAACTGGAGTCGTTCTTCCAAGACACCATCACCATCGCCTACCGCGAGGACGACCGCCGCAGAGTCGCCGTCGTGGAGGCCGGGAGCGAGGAGGTCTCTCGGTTCAAGACCGTGCTGTTCAAGGCAGAACTCAACGGGGCCGACGCGAGAATCAAGCACCCGACCCGAATCGGCGGTCGGGTGACCGACGCGTCGTTCCGGCCGGCGAAACTCAAGATACAGTCCGGCGCGGTTCAGTTCGCCGGGGACGAGTCGGTGACCGTGGAACTCGCCAACGTCACCTACTTCAAGAAAGAGAGTCGCGAGACGGGGCCGGTCCTGCTCGTCCGTCACGCCGACGAGGGTCAGTCGGTGACCTCGGAGTTCGCCATCGAGAGCGACCGTAAACTCAACCTACTGGGTCGCTATCTGCGACTCGAATACTCCGAGATAGCCAAAGAAGTCGAGGACGTGACGACCTCAGAAGCGGAGATGGAGGCGCTGGTCGCCATCTACTCGGGTGCCCGAAGCGGGGACCTCGCCGGAACGCTCGGCGTCGATTCGAGTCGGGTCACGATGCTGCTCAACGACCTCCGCGAGAAGGGTCTGGTCGACGAGGGCAAGAAGGGACTCTCGCTGACCGCGCAGGGGCAACTCCTCGTCAGCGACCGCATCGAGACGGTGAACACGTGA
- a CDS encoding PAS domain-containing protein: MGNAIRVLLVDDDSAIADLTATYLERASDRIETVVETSPTDALAHVTEGAVDCVVSDYEMPEMDGLTFLDEVRETAPSLPFILFTGKGSEEIASEAISAGVTDYLQKETGTDQYAVLANRVGNAVAQYRAEREAEEADEQIRRIFERITDAFFALDDEWRFRYVNERAADFFDCDPDDVLGEDIRDAFSVGLGDEFRDAYREALETQEPVTIEAESVFRPGTWLEVRIYPAEDGLSVYFRNVTERRQAQLELRDTKQKIEALHDVAARAVACETEQAIYDLAIETAEEILAFDLCTVDAHDDGVLVTKTVSKVVSTDGYYEETPVEAEGNLAARAYREGESSLVGDLRETDVVPAESEYRSALSVPIGDFAVFQAVSKEPNGFDEDDRELAELLAAHISEALTRVRTETELRAERDRFAALFENVPNSVVRYEIDGVDAICKSVNPAFEDVFGWPEDLIIGDEVDDYILPADQHHQGESLNERVKRGDRIEGEEVNRRTRDGCRDFLLHTAPAGNGEAEAFAIYVDITEQKERERQLARQNERLEEFASVVSHDLRNPLNVALGRFDFLAEECESEHLAPIGRSLDRMDSLVEDLLTLARQGQVVDATDPVSLSSVAEAAWETVDTKDAGLRLTEDVVVEADDARFRELLENVFRNAVEHGTTGSPPSDSDSAERTARVEVGPLDDRDGFYVADDGPGVPEDLRDRVFDHGFTTEDEGTGFGLAIVESIADAHGWTVEIADEDRPNSTGTRFEFSRVSVHEDESAQR; this comes from the coding sequence ATGGGGAACGCCATCCGCGTCCTGTTGGTGGACGACGATTCGGCCATCGCGGACCTGACCGCGACGTACTTAGAGCGGGCGAGCGACCGCATCGAGACGGTCGTCGAGACGTCCCCGACCGACGCGCTGGCCCACGTAACCGAGGGCGCGGTGGACTGCGTGGTTAGCGACTACGAGATGCCCGAGATGGACGGCCTGACGTTCTTGGACGAGGTGCGCGAGACCGCTCCGTCGCTCCCCTTCATCCTGTTCACGGGAAAGGGGAGCGAGGAGATAGCGAGCGAAGCCATCTCCGCGGGCGTGACCGACTACCTCCAGAAGGAGACCGGAACCGACCAGTACGCGGTGCTGGCCAACCGGGTCGGCAACGCGGTCGCCCAGTACCGCGCCGAACGCGAGGCCGAGGAGGCCGACGAGCAGATTCGGCGCATCTTCGAGCGTATCACGGACGCGTTCTTCGCACTGGACGACGAGTGGCGGTTTCGCTACGTCAACGAGCGCGCCGCCGACTTCTTCGACTGCGACCCCGACGACGTCCTCGGCGAGGACATACGAGACGCGTTCTCGGTCGGTCTCGGCGACGAGTTCCGCGACGCCTACCGCGAGGCCCTCGAAACGCAGGAGCCGGTGACAATCGAAGCTGAGTCGGTGTTCCGTCCCGGTACGTGGCTGGAGGTGCGAATCTACCCCGCCGAGGACGGTCTGTCGGTGTACTTCCGGAACGTGACCGAGCGCCGTCAGGCCCAGTTGGAACTGCGCGACACCAAGCAGAAGATAGAGGCGCTCCACGACGTGGCCGCGAGGGCGGTGGCCTGCGAGACCGAACAGGCCATCTACGACCTCGCCATCGAGACGGCCGAGGAGATACTCGCCTTCGACCTCTGCACCGTGGACGCCCACGACGACGGCGTGCTCGTGACCAAGACAGTCTCGAAGGTCGTCTCCACGGACGGCTACTACGAGGAGACGCCCGTCGAGGCCGAGGGGAACCTCGCCGCCCGGGCGTACCGTGAAGGGGAGTCGTCGCTGGTCGGCGACCTGCGCGAGACCGACGTGGTGCCCGCCGAGAGCGAGTACCGCTCGGCGCTCAGTGTTCCCATCGGCGACTTCGCGGTCTTTCAAGCGGTCTCGAAGGAACCGAACGGGTTCGACGAGGACGACCGCGAACTGGCCGAACTCCTCGCGGCCCACATCTCGGAGGCGCTGACCCGCGTCCGGACCGAGACCGAACTTCGGGCCGAGCGCGACCGATTCGCCGCGCTGTTCGAGAACGTGCCCAACTCGGTCGTTCGCTACGAGATAGACGGCGTCGACGCCATCTGTAAGTCGGTGAACCCGGCGTTCGAGGACGTGTTCGGGTGGCCCGAGGACCTGATAATCGGCGACGAGGTGGACGACTACATCCTGCCCGCCGACCAGCACCATCAGGGGGAGTCGCTCAACGAACGGGTGAAACGCGGCGACAGAATCGAGGGCGAGGAGGTCAATCGCCGGACTCGCGACGGGTGTCGGGACTTTCTGCTCCACACGGCCCCGGCGGGCAACGGCGAGGCCGAGGCGTTCGCCATCTACGTCGATATCACCGAGCAGAAGGAACGCGAGCGCCAACTCGCGCGCCAGAACGAGCGACTGGAGGAGTTCGCCAGCGTGGTCTCCCACGACCTACGCAACCCACTCAACGTCGCTCTCGGCCGGTTCGACTTCCTCGCAGAGGAGTGTGAGAGCGAACACCTCGCGCCCATCGGTCGGTCGCTCGACCGGATGGACTCGCTGGTCGAGGACCTGCTCACGCTGGCCCGACAGGGACAGGTCGTGGACGCCACCGACCCCGTCTCGCTGTCGTCGGTCGCGGAGGCGGCGTGGGAGACCGTCGATACGAAGGATGCCGGTCTCCGTCTCACCGAAGACGTCGTGGTCGAGGCCGACGACGCGCGGTTCCGCGAACTACTGGAGAACGTCTTCCGCAACGCGGTGGAGCACGGGACCACCGGCAGTCCGCCGTCGGACTCCGACTCGGCGGAACGCACCGCCCGGGTCGAAGTCGGCCCCCTCGACGACCGCGACGGCTTCTACGTCGCCGACGACGGGCCGGGTGTCCCGGAGGACCTGCGCGACCGCGTCTTCGACCACGGGTTCACGACCGAGGACGAAGGGACCGGGTTCGGGCTCGCCATCGTGGAGTCCATCGCCGACGCCCACGGTTGGACGGTCGAAATCGCCGACGAGGACCGGCCCAACTCGACCGGCACCCGTTTCGAGTTCTCGCGAGTGTCGGTCCACGAAGACGAGTCTGCACAACGTTGA
- a CDS encoding polysaccharide deacetylase family protein, which yields MGSVVLSLDAELAWGFHDRERMPADRVATARESWLRLLELFDDYDVPATWAVVGHLLLDSCDGDHADHPVADDWFERDPGTWEGRDEQWYGSKLVDAIENADADHEVGCHTFSHVEMRSVSREVASAEMRECVERSEERGLSVDSVVFPRNYVGHRDVLAAYGVKCYRGTQPRRWYDRGVLGSAAKLLGWPSKAVSPTLVTPEEDEYGLVNVPASLYLFCFEGRARAAAERVGDDPIVSMAKRGIDRASTEDGVFHMWLHPNNLTEERDFERMEAILEHLAAVRETTPLSVETMDSVAADIKDDEPLPREPIGPR from the coding sequence ATGGGTTCTGTCGTACTCTCCCTCGACGCCGAACTCGCGTGGGGGTTCCACGACCGCGAGAGGATGCCAGCGGACAGGGTCGCCACGGCCCGCGAGTCGTGGCTCCGTCTGCTCGAACTGTTCGACGACTACGATGTTCCGGCGACGTGGGCGGTCGTCGGCCACCTCCTGCTCGACTCCTGCGACGGCGACCACGCCGACCACCCGGTCGCAGACGACTGGTTCGAGCGCGACCCCGGCACGTGGGAGGGACGGGACGAACAGTGGTACGGGTCAAAACTCGTCGACGCGATAGAGAACGCCGACGCCGACCACGAGGTCGGCTGCCACACCTTCTCGCACGTCGAGATGCGGTCGGTCTCGCGGGAGGTAGCGTCGGCCGAGATGCGCGAGTGCGTCGAACGCTCCGAGGAGCGGGGTCTCTCGGTCGATTCGGTCGTCTTTCCGCGGAACTACGTGGGCCACCGCGACGTGCTGGCGGCCTACGGCGTCAAGTGCTACCGGGGAACACAGCCCCGGCGGTGGTACGACCGCGGCGTTCTGGGGTCCGCGGCGAAGCTTCTGGGCTGGCCGAGCAAGGCGGTATCGCCGACGCTGGTCACGCCCGAGGAGGACGAGTACGGACTGGTCAACGTCCCGGCGTCGCTCTACCTGTTCTGCTTCGAGGGCCGCGCGCGGGCGGCCGCCGAACGAGTCGGCGACGACCCGATAGTCAGCATGGCCAAGCGAGGTATCGACCGCGCAAGCACCGAAGACGGCGTGTTCCACATGTGGCTCCACCCGAACAACCTGACCGAGGAGCGGGACTTCGAGCGCATGGAGGCCATCCTCGAACATCTCGCGGCGGTCCGAGAGACCACCCCGCTGTCGGTCGAGACGATGGATTCGGTCGCGGCCGACATCAAGGACGACGAACCGCTCCCGCGCGAACCCATCGGGCCGCGCTAA
- the glmS gene encoding glutamine--fructose-6-phosphate transaminase (isomerizing) produces MCGIIARIGGDDDAVDELLTGLENLEYRGYDSAGVAIKNGGGPEVFKREGEISHLKEALADEVPDGGLGIGHTRWSTHGPPSDANAHPHTDCTGDVAVVHNGIIENYDELKSELQARGHEFESDTDTEVIPHLVEEELARGADPETAFRATLDELSGSYAVAMITERDHAVYATRRGSPLVLGVSDGEYFLASDVPAFLDFTDDVIYLDDGDVVVVESDDHRITAAEGETVERSVQTVDWDPEDAGKGGYDHYMLKEIHEQPAALRQTLRGRADPATGDIDLEDFPAGTFADVDRVQFVACGTSYHAGLVGAQYLSAGGVPAQTFLASEYATGQPPVDENTLVVGVTQSGETADTLSALRQANASGATTLAVTNVVGSTAARECDDALFIRAGPEIGVAATKTFSSQVVSLALLAERLVRDVTGTWTDDTRERLGALADLPGHVQQILDYSSARRVAEQYRDSDAYFFIGRGSVRPVALEGALKFKEISYEHAEGFAAGELKHGPLALVTSDTPVFAVFTGRNDEKTLGNVKEAEARGAPVVAVASDGQDSVHQYADEVLTIPDTHPDVAGVLANVQLQLVSYHAADLLERAIDKPRNLAKSVTVE; encoded by the coding sequence ATGTGTGGCATCATCGCCCGAATCGGCGGTGACGACGACGCCGTCGACGAACTGCTCACGGGACTCGAGAATCTGGAGTACCGGGGGTACGATTCGGCCGGAGTCGCCATCAAGAACGGTGGCGGTCCCGAGGTGTTCAAGCGCGAGGGCGAGATTTCGCACCTGAAGGAGGCGCTCGCCGACGAGGTACCGGACGGCGGTCTCGGCATCGGGCACACCCGATGGAGCACTCACGGCCCGCCGAGCGACGCCAACGCTCACCCCCACACCGACTGCACGGGCGACGTGGCCGTGGTCCACAACGGTATCATCGAGAACTACGACGAACTCAAGTCCGAGCTACAGGCCCGCGGTCACGAGTTCGAGAGCGACACCGACACCGAGGTCATCCCGCACCTCGTGGAGGAGGAACTCGCGAGGGGTGCCGACCCCGAGACCGCGTTCCGAGCGACGCTCGACGAACTGTCGGGAAGTTACGCCGTGGCGATGATAACCGAGCGCGACCACGCGGTGTACGCCACGCGACGGGGGTCGCCGCTGGTGCTGGGCGTGAGCGACGGCGAGTACTTCCTCGCCAGCGACGTGCCCGCGTTCCTCGACTTCACCGACGACGTGATATATCTCGACGACGGTGACGTCGTCGTCGTGGAGTCCGACGACCACCGCATCACGGCCGCCGAGGGCGAGACGGTAGAGCGGTCGGTCCAGACGGTCGATTGGGACCCGGAAGACGCCGGGAAGGGCGGATACGACCACTACATGCTCAAGGAGATTCACGAGCAACCCGCCGCGCTCCGTCAGACCCTCCGCGGGCGGGCCGACCCCGCCACCGGCGACATCGACCTCGAAGACTTCCCCGCCGGGACCTTCGCGGACGTGGACCGGGTCCAGTTCGTCGCCTGCGGCACCTCGTACCACGCCGGGCTGGTCGGCGCGCAGTACCTCTCGGCGGGCGGCGTCCCCGCCCAGACGTTCCTCGCCAGCGAGTACGCGACCGGTCAGCCACCCGTGGACGAGAACACGCTGGTCGTCGGCGTCACGCAGAGCGGCGAGACCGCCGACACTCTGTCCGCCCTCCGGCAGGCCAACGCCTCGGGTGCGACCACGCTCGCGGTGACGAACGTCGTGGGTTCGACCGCGGCCCGCGAGTGCGACGACGCGCTGTTCATCCGGGCCGGACCCGAAATCGGCGTCGCGGCGACCAAGACGTTCTCCTCGCAGGTCGTCTCGCTCGCGCTGCTCGCCGAGCGTCTCGTCCGCGACGTGACCGGAACGTGGACCGACGATACCCGCGAGCGACTCGGTGCCCTCGCGGACCTGCCGGGCCACGTCCAGCAGATTCTCGACTACAGCAGCGCCCGGCGAGTCGCCGAGCAGTACCGCGACAGCGACGCGTACTTCTTCATCGGCCGGGGGTCGGTCCGACCGGTCGCGCTGGAGGGCGCGCTGAAGTTCAAGGAGATATCCTACGAACACGCCGAGGGGTTCGCCGCGGGCGAACTCAAACACGGACCGCTCGCGCTCGTCACGTCCGACACGCCGGTGTTCGCGGTGTTCACCGGACGTAACGACGAGAAGACCCTCGGTAACGTCAAGGAGGCCGAGGCACGGGGCGCACCCGTGGTCGCGGTCGCCAGCGACGGACAGGACTCGGTCCACCAGTACGCCGACGAGGTGCTGACGATTCCCGATACCCACCCCGACGTCGCGGGCGTGTTGGCGAACGTCCAGTTGCAGTTGGTGTCGTACCACGCGGCAGACCTGCTCGAACGAGCAATCGACAAGCCGAGAAATCTCGCAAAGAGCGTGACCGTCGAGTAG
- the glmU gene encoding bifunctional sugar-1-phosphate nucleotidylyltransferase/acetyltransferase: MQAVVLAAGEGTRIRPLSASLPKPMLPVADRPLAAHAADAAVDAGADELVVVVGYEADAVRDYFGEEYAGIPVRYAVQESQSGTADAVRAARDLLDGPFAVLNGDNLYDSENIEALFEAGPAVGAMRVEDPSNYGVLSTDGDTVTDIVEKPTDPPTDLANTGAYLFPEAARDWLDVPESERGEREITDVLARAVEEYDVSAVELDKWLDVGRPWELLEANEWKLGELDRDLRGTVHEDADIRGDVVVEEGATVDAGVVIEGPALVRSGASVGPNAYVRGATLVDEDAKIGHSVEVKNSVLGRGTHVAHLSYVGDSVLGRDVNFGAGTNVANLRHDDKPVTFTVKGERVSTGRRKFGVVAGDGAKTGINASLNVGTKLSPGVGVPPGETVTRDR; encoded by the coding sequence ATTCAGGCGGTCGTTCTCGCGGCGGGCGAGGGAACGCGAATTCGGCCACTGTCGGCGTCGCTCCCCAAACCGATGCTGCCGGTTGCGGACCGACCGCTGGCCGCCCACGCGGCCGACGCCGCCGTGGACGCGGGCGCGGACGAACTCGTGGTCGTCGTCGGTTACGAGGCCGACGCCGTCCGTGACTACTTCGGCGAGGAGTACGCGGGTATCCCGGTGCGTTACGCCGTGCAGGAGTCCCAGTCGGGCACCGCCGACGCGGTGCGTGCGGCCCGCGACCTGTTAGACGGTCCCTTCGCGGTCCTCAACGGCGACAACCTCTACGACTCCGAGAATATCGAAGCGCTGTTCGAGGCGGGACCGGCGGTCGGCGCGATGCGGGTCGAAGACCCCTCGAACTACGGCGTCCTCTCGACGGACGGCGACACCGTCACCGACATCGTCGAGAAACCAACCGACCCACCCACCGACCTCGCCAACACGGGGGCGTACCTGTTTCCCGAGGCGGCCCGCGATTGGCTCGACGTGCCCGAGAGCGAGCGCGGCGAACGCGAGATAACCGACGTTCTCGCGCGCGCCGTCGAGGAGTACGACGTCTCGGCGGTCGAACTCGACAAGTGGCTCGACGTGGGGCGTCCGTGGGAACTGCTGGAAGCCAACGAGTGGAAACTCGGCGAGTTGGACCGCGACCTCCGGGGAACCGTCCACGAGGACGCCGACATCCGGGGCGACGTGGTGGTCGAGGAAGGAGCGACCGTGGACGCGGGAGTGGTAATCGAGGGTCCGGCGCTGGTGCGCTCGGGCGCGAGCGTCGGGCCAAACGCGTACGTCCGCGGCGCGACGCTCGTCGATGAAGACGCCAAAATCGGCCACAGCGTCGAGGTCAAGAACAGCGTCCTCGGCCGAGGCACGCACGTCGCACACCTCAGTTACGTCGGCGATAGCGTGCTGGGTCGCGACGTGAACTTCGGCGCGGGCACGAACGTCGCCAACCTCCGCCACGACGACAAGCCGGTAACGTTCACAGTGAAGGGAGAGCGCGTCTCGACCGGCCGCCGGAAGTTCGGCGTCGTCGCCGGAGACGGCGCGAAAACCGGCATCAACGCGAGTCTGAACGTCGGGACGAAGCTCTCGCCGGGCGTGGGCGTTCCGCCGGGCGAGACGGTCACGCGGGACCGATAG